GTTCCACCTCGCTACGTCACCCGCCTTTGACGTCCCGCCCATTCATAAaactgattatacatattattcagagctGGTCACGCTGAAGGGCGTTCCCCTTAACGTTTTCggatgcagcgtctcgttccctttcgaggaaccatggttacatacgtaacctgggacgttttctgtgtgaatatattttaaaatgtaatttattcctttgatgtgtagatgaattttcaacatcattaatcTATTCacacgatctttcagaaatcattctgatatactgatttgcagctcaagaaacatttctgattattatcaatgttgaaaacaggttTTTTTTGGTGGAAGCCAtttttttccagtgttttttttttttttttttttttttttttaatctaaaaagctcaaatgaacagcattataaatatctttaatataacatttaatcaattgaatgcatccttgctgggcATTTTCTTTTTGGCCCTAATAATTTTTATTTCCAGTGATACTTGATTGCATttcaactgaactgagctggatgatgacatcactgaatcaacgaTGACTTTAGCTGAAAAATGTGATTTCATGGGACCTTCAGATTTGCCCACACTAGGGACCGTACCTCAGTCGCCCCCATTAGATTGGCACTTTCTCCAATACTCTCCTCAATGTAAGTCCTCTCTTCATCAGTAATGGTGGGATGATCTGCTGGGCTCTCATAGGAAACCAGAATCCAAAACATGTACCAGACGATCCCAAAGCTGCCTGCGACCCAACACAGAGAAAACAAGAGTCAAGGAATCAAACGGGCAAAAAAGAAGAGTCTGTTATCATTTCAAGATCACAAGCCCACCGTATATGTAGAAGACAGAAGACCAGCCTGAGTACTGCACTAATATCCCAGCCAGCGGCATGGCCACCACAGCGCCCGCGTACGACCCTGAAACAGGGGCACAGCTTTTATTCTGGGATTTCTCTGTTAGGGGGACTTTTAGAAAGGGAAATTGTATTTACCACAAAAAGAGGTAGTTGCTAAGCGACTTCTCTCGAGGGGCGGAGCCCACTTGCTCCAAATCCCATGGCATGCTGGGTAGGTCACACCCTGGACACAGAAACATGTCAAACCGACagtaattgcttttattttacttatttatttttttattattattattattaattcttttttAATGACACTGTGCTGTTTCATATTtgctcaaataaatacatttcttttgtcTATTTTCTTACTAATTTTATTAAGTTTTCTTACAAATTTTTGACAAAAATAGTTTTGTGAAACAACTTGCAAATTGTTTGATTCTTAAAGACTTTTTTACGAATAATTCTGAATACATAAATTATGCCTAATCCTAATAAATTTCCACTTTTAACACTCATTTGTAATTGCCAATTGAGacctatatatacagtacagaccaaaagtttggacacaccttctcattcaaagagttttctttattttcatgactatgaaaattgtagagtcacactgaaggcatcaagggctatttgagcaagaaggagagtgatggggtgctgcaccagatgacctggcctccacagtcaccagacctgaacccaatccagatggtttaggggtgagctggaccgcagacagaaggcaaaagggccaacaagtgctaagcatctctctgggaactccttcaagactgtggaagaccatttcaggagactacctcttgaagctcatcaagagaaagccaagagtgtgcaaagcagtaatcaaaacaaaaggtggctactttgaagaacctacaatatgacatattttcagttgtttcacacttttttgttatgtatataattaagttggcttgagagagccaacttactgatattctatttaaacttattattatgttggcttggcaacaagccaacatactgttatgctatttaaacttcttcttcttctttttcttattattatttttctgacagaaattctgaacgctactcctcctagggctttaaagccacaagccccaaactcggcagacacctgcgggatagagcggtggtgtgtgctatatcttttcagactgatcagacttaaagttttttttttattaatttttaaatgtcaaaattcattacccatagacttacattgtctgagaaaaattgcgcccctacagttgcaatgacatttaggggaggggagcagtcagacgagagaagaatcactgctgctcagctcaggctgtctacacggagccgacaACAAGCGAATTCATtcctatttaagacattttaaaaacgctattgcacgcaatccacacgttagaacacaccaagagctaaattgagatgtttctgaactgtttaaagtaataacatgatatattcgcggcagccaactgctcgcgagctggcaatgtatttctctgaacacttgaagtccacagagaatttacagcctttcacattaaaacactgcagcgaaacggcacaaaacaattagaataatatattaaatggttttaaagtagttttggccactgtcacgctggtcttagctggtttctaactgaatcatcaggctgaacatcacagcgagctcgcgacgtattcctctgaacacttgaagtacacatttacagcctttcacattaaaacactgcagcgaaacggcacaaaacaatttgaataatatattaaatggttttaaagtagttttggccactgtcacgctggtcttagctggtttctaactgaatcatcaggctgaacatcacagcgagctcgcgacgtattcctctgaacacttgaagtacacatttacagcctttcacattaaaacactgcagcgaaacggcacaaaacaatttgaataatatattaaatggttttaaagtagttttggccactgtcacgctggtcttagctggtttctaactgaatcatcaggcggaACGTCACAGTAAACTCGCGCTTCAGCCCCGCACTGCGGGAAACtggactgagcagctgatggcgcgtgtgcacgagagagagccgcgcgtcaacactgaacagagctgtcgttcaggatgttcacttcctcctggacctgaacgaacaaattcaaatcgcagtttaaataaacagaaaaaagagcgaaaagcaaaagagctcaattcagcagcgcggtgttgttcagggagcaagcagagacgcgtctcaaagtcttcttgcttttgtaccgacaacaaatacatacaaaatatgtcgaaatacccgtgttggaaagtgtgttcgaataagtatgtggttatgtcttaagtgaaagtaaagatttgcaaaaaaaaaatcggatgtgtatcatcataatggatgcgtttgtctcttaaagggaccgcgcctaatttactagctctgctgtcagagtctttaatgtatgaaaatgaaagtaaatcactcactgctcttgactgaattaccttgtagtacaagaatttatccaaagtcaatccaaaaataagatagaattgttttactagtgggtgcaggccactagttcatttatgtaagtgagtatggcaaaatagtgatctgtgaaatattatacccactaattcttcatacagtaggctaccagtgaaattgatttaaaaaaataataattaaggacctgcccatgttttgcttaagtgtttctttctttaattgttaatgcaaccttttcacaccacagactgaaccaaattaagcatttcttgcttggtaactgttcaacaaagtattgatagttgtgtaaatattgtcatactgacagtctgaagttttggttgattccattacatatctttttatcaaagttatccgaaattatcaagatgaatttgttctgagttattgtcatatattattaccagtttctaaactacagcaaataaactgtgattatgtgagaaatgttgaaggtgtctgaatacattttggtttgattgtgtattttatcttacagtgaaggctatgcagtgctattttacattaacaaaaacaaacttaaaaaaagtaaacattatgtaaatagcacaaataaataaatagaatgaacatacagtacaaattaaacaattttaaacagtgtgtaactgcatcatctatacaaaccattgtgcttggaccccttatgatctccttgatttaaaatgcattgtttcagtaatcttgtgtgtcgttgcccacaacgcaacggtggcaggactgtgaaatacatacatgagaaaaataggcatgacttatttcacatccagctagacaaccctgtcatagctgttatcatagcccaggctttttattaaaaaaaagaaaacagcaagggagcatggaaaaagactgttgcaggtgtatttttttatggcattattatgtgtattaattttgcagcggggcaactcaatgttgggcacacaagtactttggctcttttgctccatggccaagatggccaagccaacatcaaagttagttcactaactttaaattctagttattattattcttctgagactaaattttctgactctaactcctcctagagctttaactctacagactccaaactcggaccagctcttcagactaatctcgccgggtgtgctatatcttttctaactgatcggacttatacttttcataaaactgaagattaaaaatcataaaaatcccatagacttgcattgaaaagcctctgctcatctgaacattccgtgaactccaactgtcaaaaattcaaatctaaacacactgaagcccattagactcaatcagactaacctatgtactattactaacccattcaaactcattcaaactcatctatctatctatattcaaactctatctatctatctatctatctatctatctatctatctatctatctatctatctatctatctatctatctatcaaactcatctatctatattaaaactaatctatctatctatctataatcaaactcatctatctataatcaaactcatctatctatctatctatattcaaactcatctatctatctatattaaaactaatctatctatctatctatctatctatctatctatctatctatctatctatctatcaaacttatctatctatattaaaactaatctatctatctatctatctatctatctatctatctatctatctatctatctatcatcaaactcatctatctatctatctatctatctatctatctatctatctatctatctatctatctatcaaactcatctatctatctatctatctatctatctatctatctatctatattcaaactcatctatctatctatattcaaactcatctatctatctatctatctatattcaaactcatctatctatctatctatctatctatctatctatctatctatctatctatctatctatcatctattcaaacttatctatctatctatctatcctaacaacatgctagtcatgctaaaaatcatgctagcaacatgctagtcgcatgctaatcatgctaaaatcatgctagcaacatgctaatcatgctaaaatcatgctagcaacatgctaatcatgctaatcatgctaaaatcatgctagcaacatgctaatcatgctaaaatcatgctagcaacatgctaatcatgctaaaatcatgctagcaatatgctagtcgcaggctaatcatgctaaaatcatgctagcaacgtgctagtcatgctaaaaatcatgctagcaacatgctagtcgcatgctaatcatgctaaaatcatgctagcaacatgctaatcatgctaaaatcatgctagcaacatgctaatcatgctaaaatcatgctagcaacatgctagtcgcatgctaatcatgctaaaatcatgctagcaacatgctaatcatgctaaaatcatgctagcaacatgctaatcatgctaaaatcatgctagcaacatgctagtcgcatgctaatcatgctaaaatcattctagcaacatgctagtcatgctaaaaatcatgctagcaacatgctagtcgcatgctaatcatgctaaaatcatgctagcaacatgctaatcatgctaaaatcatgctagcaacatgctaatcatgctaaaatcatgctagcaacatgctagtcgcatgctaatcatgctaaaatcatgctagcaacatgctagtcatgctaaaattcatgctagcaacatgctagtcgcatgctaatcatgctaaaatcatgctagcaacatgctaatcatgctaaaatcatgctagcaacatgctagtcgcatgctaatcatgctaaaatcatgttagcaacatgctaatcatgctaaaataatgctagcaacatgctagtcgcatgctaatcatgttaaaatcatgttagcaacatgctagtcgcatgctagaaacatgctaatcatgttaacatcatgctagcgacatgctagtaacttgctaatcatgctagcgacatgctagtaacttgctaatcatgctaacgacatggctagtcacttgcaaattatgctagcgacatgctagataccttgctaatcatgctaagtacatgcttgtcacatgatagtcacttgcttgtaatgctaacaatatgttaatcactgtcatttgtatacttcttaaacttaaatctttttaaactttttaaacttttcacattttcaaactatctatctacctatatatctatctaactatctatctatctactgactgtctatctatctatctatctatctatctatctatctatctatctctctatctatctatctcagactgaaaaccatcaaacttaaaactttttaaacttaaacttttcaatcttttcaaacttttcaaacttttcaaactttttcagactttctggtcaggctttctcaagccaacttaaagtttgtcttgacgaacttttttatctagttccatatataattccacatgtgttaattcattttttgatgccttcagtgtgaatctaaaatgttcatagtcatgaaaataaagaaaactctttgaatgagaaggtgtgtccaaacttttggtctgtactgtatatatatatatatatatatatatatatatatatatatatatatatatatatatattagtgatgtCAAACAATTAATTTGCGAtttatcacatccaaaataaaactttttatgtaatatatgtgtgtgtactgtaattatatatatatatatatatatatatatatatatatatatatataaattttataaatatatacatttctatattttctaaatatgtaaagtatgtatgtgtgtgtacttgtatACATAATTACTATTTactgtacacacatatattacataaacaaaaccttttattttggatgtgatcagtcgcaaattaattatttgacatcactaatatataaatatatatatatatatatatatatatatatatatatatatatatatatatatatatatatatcaaaatgtatgtgggtgtgtatattatgtaatttacatatttacatttatgtaataaaacatgtaaaatgtTACAAGAAATACCTTCCATGGGTCATAAAATACAGAGAGCAGTCCAACCTTTAACAAATGAACACTAACACATACAGTGCATTTCAAATAAGGATTAATGACCCATGCAGACTTGCACAAACGCAGTCTGATCAGATCTGCTTCACCTCAAACACTCATTAAATCTTCATTAGCAGCTAATTCTCACACAATCGGTCACTGATAGACACAAATTGCTGCGGTCAGCGGAGGAGAGTCAACACACTCAACACAAGCTACTGTGCGTACAATAAAACCTCGAATGGCTTTTAATTCATGCAGTCGACACTCGTGGTGAACAACAGTGAGATGAGcagcacacaaagacaaagacagcAAGCAGCTGCTACAACAGTGAGTCCAGTCTGAGTGAGACAGGACATCTCAAGCCTGTTTCTTTGTTCTCCTCTCATCTGTCACTGGTGTTCAAATGATGGCTATACTTTATACTTCAATTATGTTTTAACATTCATCCTTGCATAAAGTCTCGTCTTATAGACTTTCATTGTAAGTGACTTATCGTAAACTCAGGTTTTGTTCAGTCTAATCTAAGAGATGGGTTTAAATGAAACTTGCCCTGACAGTAATATGCCAACATCTGTCTGCTCTGTCGGGGCTGACATCTGTTCAATAACCAATCAgcagatgaataaatgctgtgtGCACTGAAAGAGAGGAGAGCGTCTCACTTCGACGAGGCCCTGCAGGATCCTGACGAACATGACACAGCCGTAGTGCACTCGAGCAGCAGAGGGGATGAACATATTGAGCATGGAGGTGAGCAGGATAGCAGCACCGAACACCCTGCAGATCAGATCAAAGTGAGCACAGAGGATTCATAGACAGACCAGTCTGTGTTTCTGATCAGAGAGAGAGTCTGTGCTGGTAATGAGCTCTCCAGAGACACACTGGCTGCTCTTCTGCATTCAGGCTACCAGATACAGCACACAGACCACATCATCTGCCCTCAAAACAACATTTATACTGTTGCCAGATTTAAACCACTAtgtaaaatcaaatcaaacattATTAAGTAAATAGACTAGTAAGAAATGAAATGCAGCACATGGAAATGAATGCGCATTGTTGATGACCTGTTGGCCGCGAGTCTCGAGCATATATATCCTCCCGGGATCTGTGTCACGATATAACCCCAGAAAAACGAGCCGTGGATCATCCCCACCGTCTCCGGGTCCCAGTTAAACTTGGCTTTCTTGGGAAGACACGAGACAAATGCGCACGGTCAATGCATCCGTTCATTCATAAACGTacagaattaaaacaaaccacgttaaaaactttgaaagaatcgagttgcatttatttattgaagtgtttgtgtgtgtgagagtttctTCTGCAGGACTGTCTAAGCTCTGTCCCGGACTCTCTCACCTCCGTGATGATGATCTTGCCGCCCCGGTGAACCGTGCTGTTGTTGACCATACCGACGATCGCGACTCCGAGGTTGCAGCGGATCCCGAACGAGATGCAGAAGCCGAGGCCGCTCATGATGGCGATGATGTAGCGGCGCGGGAGCCCGAAGCACGTGCAGTCGCACAGCGGCGCTTTCTTCTCCCGGAGCTGCGCGGGCCGCCCGTCCTCCGTCAGCTCCATCACCTCACCCGCATTCTCCTGCTTCCGCTCCATCACCCTGAGAACACACAGACACCCAGGGCCAGCGGCTTTATAGCACCAGTGTTATTcagttttaattttctttttggaGCGTCCTGGCATCATTAGTTTATAGGAAGCctgttaaaacaaacaaattattaagAACATTTGACTATTCGATCATCACACAAACACCTCCCTTTAGCTTTGACGAAAACAATACATAGAAAGATCGTAGAAAGAATAATTTGATTGATGCAgccaaacaataaatacataaatatattaaataaataaataaataaataaataaataaataaataaaaaacccagTACTATCTGTTTGCTAATAGATACAAAGTCTGCTGTCTGACACAAAGTCGCACTGAGTCTGCGATGAGGGTGTTATCAAAGATGTTTTGATGTATTTAATAATTAGGCTAAATTCATCAATCCTTCAGAAAACGACAGGGATGGCAGAAATATCTCTGTTCTCATCTGTTTGGTCACGACTGGGCAAACCGAGTTATTTGAAGCGCATTGCAGCAGTTTTATCGAAATATAAAAGCAGACGTGGCCATAtcttggtatttttattttttttcgttgATGACATATTTTATGGCTGCTTCAAGATATTGATATAGGCTACGGTATAAAAGTTTAAACATCTTAATAACATATTACACGACACGAAAAATACAACATCTAGTTTTATATgacgttttattttatatagcatgTTATTAACCGTTGTGCAGCGGATCAAAGTGAAGATTTATGTATTTTGCCCCCCGTGATGTAAACCATTCACTGCTCCGTTCTGACTCTGAGCCTTTCATCATCTCTGGCCTACATGcgatatacagaaaaaaaaaaaaaataataataattaaaaaaaaacacagttttcaTAACACACAACGAATTTAGACGATTTTGAAAAGGCAAacgaaaaatatattaattattttcaaatatgaaatCGGATTGTAagctaaatcattattattattagtattattttgtattgttcactcaatataaataaaacatcccGATATCAAtactaataattaaatgaaagggACTGTTGATGAATAATGGATTGAGTCTGGAGCGCCGTGGGCAGAGGATCCTCTCAGCTCTGGATCTCTAGTCATTCCTGTCGTATTTTCTCCAAACGAAAAATGTCGAAAAGAATGTGATAGTTCACAGATAGATGAATGATTATGAATTATTTGATATGTATATCCATCCTTTTGTAGCTAGAGAAGTAGGGGAAATGATCTGAATCTCAGTCAGACATGAATTGTAGCCTACTTCGATATAATAAACGAATAATGTTTTTGTAGAGATCATTCGTTtgatgtatttattgtttattgtacaATCTGATTTATTGAATGGAAGGGGTTTATACCTGTGCATGTGTCCCAGGGTTTTCCCGGCCAGATTCCTCAGTCGTTCCCTACCGGGGGCCAAAACTCGTTCCTTCATCACATCCATCTCCAGAGATTTATATTCCACTCGATATTAAAAAGAACTCTTAATTTGAATTGGTTTTGTGATATTTCAGCATATTCCTTGAGTGTGGAAACCTGAGCTGTATTTTTGGACCAGGTAAGAATGCTGTTTTATTCCTCGTAGACGACCTAAAAACCAGCCAAATAATCAATCAGTTAAAAGCTTGATTCACAGTCACTGAGATGTCCTTTCAAACTCCCTTTCCTTCGACTTCTGTGATTCTTCGGTTTTCCATTTTGCCGACATATTTTCAACTATAAAGGAGAATATTCCGTCAGAATTCACCTTCGAAAGCTGGAAAATGACAAAGAGCGCGAAGAGGAGTCTGGCGCGAGAGAAGGCGCGCGTCCGTCCAGCGAGTGAGCCGCGCGCTCCACACCTGCGCGCTCCCATCTTTCACTCATCAGCTGCTAAAAAGCATGTATTGACATCGAGCTGTCAACAAAGAGCCACTGGCAAACATATGAACGAGTCATGTTAT
The sequence above is drawn from the Carassius gibelio isolate Cgi1373 ecotype wild population from Czech Republic chromosome B25, carGib1.2-hapl.c, whole genome shotgun sequence genome and encodes:
- the LOC128014360 gene encoding vesicular glutamate transporter 2.2-like is translated as MDVMKERVLAPGRERLRNLAGKTLGHMHRVMERKQENAGEVMELTEDGRPAQLREKKAPLCDCTCFGLPRRYIIAIMSGLGFCISFGIRCNLGVAIVGMVNNSTVHRGGKIIITEKAKFNWDPETVGMIHGSFFWGYIVTQIPGGYICSRLAANRVFGAAILLTSMLNMFIPSAARVHYGCVMFVRILQGLVEGVTYPACHGIWSKWAPPLERSRLATTSFCGSYAGAVVAMPLAGILVQYSGWSSVFYIYGSFGIVWYMFWILVSYESPADHPTITDEERTYIEESIGESANLMGATEKFKTPWRKFFTSMPVYAIIVANFCRSWTFYLLLISQPAYFEEVFGFEISKVGMVSALPHLVMTIIVPIGGQLADFLRSKNILSTTTVRKIMNCGGFGMEATLLLVVGFSHSKGVAISFLVLAVGFSGFAISGFNVNHLDIAPRYASILMGISNGVGTLSGMVCPLIVGAMTKNKTREEWQNVFLIAALVHYGGVVFYGIFASGEKQPWADPEETSEEKCGFIDEDELAEETGDITLSHAPFGGPAKTYGATTQLNGGWAKGWEKTEEYIQEDAEQTYRGERYS